One segment of Manduca sexta isolate Smith_Timp_Sample1 chromosome 27, JHU_Msex_v1.0, whole genome shotgun sequence DNA contains the following:
- the LOC115451163 gene encoding DDB1- and CUL4-associated factor 8-like, which translates to MDENSVKNNNNESPFTVGIKKIKLNDGTSRVVVKEDNSSDHRADNTTTSLNACDQHIHLADVQNDSTALQIDLNKYHGESSEQLINSDGHSLDTTDQQIDIPMQKTDCIDLQNELNDNESKSVQRQINSAEAQTSSVDKSNESFDKQYGINSQQIVFAGELNSFTDLQNTTENQTNSDECLPDSGPKSNSSDQMMSSAPNDDINNKVEDNASDTSSGLGINLEIPAENVSIVGPSTSRVHATLLNIDSQPSTSRHSTERPSHESNSSIDSDDEYSNHRSVPRISLNVGRLDDSQAPSPLSSPSHSIVIEEDDYEPQEQNVEEAEALAVNAHLRDGAFERYVPTEVNQEKPKHNYYILKEVHNRELGISPPRDKTTKEDVTFQQRFYRSLHAAYRMEKLHVLNKHTRSVHSIDFHPEGRLLATGSEDTNVIVWDWLSRKPVHTIEAVHSNRVYQAKFLYMNSGSQLDIVTSAKDGRINLIQCGSAGGYWFRRRLATHSKAAVKVHVTPQEPQSVLSAGQDGLILHSDLRTNVVNRVVHVKQHGTPMPVQSVHGHPLNPMQIVVAPLDVFIRLYDRRKTNKPLALYCPTVFTEERNIIRRSIRLPKLSLTSAVYNYNGNEILGSYSYDHLYLFNTKNDVHDPSLPPTNGGKGYTHRYRGHRNSYPLKSVSFYGPQSEYVMSGSDCGHFFMWEKNSESIVQFRPADNHGVVNVVEPHPRYPILASCGVDKEVKIWAPYSNEDPTFLGLANTIRMNATSDWQSPLFDDFLPTMHRPWDDDSRFDIED; encoded by the coding sequence ATGGACGAAAACagtgtgaaaaataataacaatgaatcacCTTTCACTgttggtattaaaaaaattaaattaaacgacGGTACTTCGCGGGTGGTTGTAAAAGAGGATAATTCTAGCGACCACCGAGCTGATAACACCACCACAAGTTTAAATGCTTGTGACCAACATATACACTTAGCTGACGTACAAAATGATTCAACGGCTCTGCAaatcgatttaaataaataccatgGCGAGTCGTccgaacaattaataaattctgATGGCCATTCACTTGATACAACCGACCAACAAATCGATATACCCATGCAAAAGACCGATTGTATTGATTTACAGAACGAGTTAAACGATAACGAATCTAAATCAGTTCAACGGCAGATTAATTCAGCTGAAGCCCAGACAAGTTCAGTTGATAAAAGTAATGAATCATTCGATAAACAGTACGGCATCAACTCGCAACAAATCGTTTTTGCTGGCGAATTAAACAGTTTTACAGACTTGCAGAATACCACAGAAAATCAAACAAATTCGGATGAATGTTTGCCTGACTCTGGTCCAAAATCAAATTCATCGGACCAAATGATGAGTTCCGCGCCAAACgacgatataaataataaagttgaaGACAACGCATCTGATACCAGTAGTGGACTGGGAATCAATTTAGAGATACCTGCGGAAAACGTGTCAATAGTGGGTCCTTCCACTAGTCGCGTCCACGCCACATTACTCAACATCGACTCACAACCATCAACATCACGTCACTCGACGGAGAGACCTTCGCACGAATCAAATTCCTCAATTGACTCTGATGATGAATATTCTAATCATAGATCAGTTCCACGAATATCGTTAAATGTCGGAAGGCTAGATGATAGTCAAGCCCCTTCGCCTTTGTCTTCGCCTTCGCACAGCATAGTCATTGAAGAAGATGACTACGAACCTCAGGAGCAAAATGTTGAGGAAGCAGAGGCCTTGGCCGTCAACGCGCACTTAAGAGACGGAGCCTTCGAGCGCTATGTACCCACAGAAGTAAATCAAGAAAAGCCTAAGCACAACTACTATATACTAAAAGAGGTACATAATCGCGAGCTTGGGATCTCGCCGCCTCGTGATAAAACCACAAAGGAAGATGTAACATTCCAACAACGTTTCTACAGATCCCTGCACGCAGCATATAGGATGGAAAAGTTACATGTACTTAATAAGCATACACGAAGCGTCCATTCCATAGATTTCCATCCGGAAGGTCGACTGCTAGCAACAGGCTCAGAAGACACTAACGTTATAGTCTGGGATTGGTTATCAAGAAAACCGGTGCATACCATCGAAGCCGTTCATAGCAACAGAGTTTAccaagccaaatttctatataTGAACTCCGGCAGTCAACTCGACATAGTCACGAGCGCCAAGGATGGGCGTATAAATTTGATACAATGCGGTAGTGCGGGCGGCTATTGGTTTCGAAGACGTCTGGCGACCCATTCTAAAGCGGCAGTTAAAGTGCACGTCACGCCCCAAGAGCCGCAATCCGTATTGTCTGCCGGTCAAGATGGATTAATATTGCACAGTGACCTCAGAACCAATGTTGTTAACAGAGTTGTGCATGTGAAGCAACATGGTACACCCATGCCTGTCCAGAGTGTGCATGGCCATCCACTGAATCCCATGCAAATCGTGGTAGCCCCACTGGATGTGTTTATCAGGCTGTACGATAGGCGCAAGACAAACAAGCCCCTGGCATTGTACTGTCCAACTGTATTCACAGAAGAACGGAACATAATCAGGAGGTCTATACGCCTGCCTAAATTAAGCTTAACTTCTGCGGTGTACAACTATAACGGCAATGAGATCCTCGGCTCTTACAGCTATGATCATTTATACTTGttcaatacaaaaaatgatGTTCATGATCCAAGCCTTCCACCCACCAATGGAGGGAAAGGCTACACTCACCGGTATAGAGGCCACCGAAATAGCTACCCCTTGAAGAGCGTTTCATTCTATGGTCCTCAGAGCGAGTACGTAATGTCCGGATCCGATTGTGGCCATTTCTTTATGTGGGAGAAGAACAGTGAGTCCATCGTGCAGTTTCGCCCAGCCGACAATCACGGAGTGGTTAATGTTGTAGAGCCGCACCCGCGTTATCCGATTTTGGCGTCCTGTGGTGTGGACAAGGAAGTGAAGATCTGGGCGCCGTACAGCAACGAGGACCCTACATTTTTGGGGCTAGCGAATACCATACGCATGAACGCCACGTCAGATTGGCAAAGCCCGTTATTCGACGATTTCTTGCCGACAATGCACAGGCCGTGGGACGATGATAGTCGCTTTGATATTGAAGATTGA